A region of Procambarus clarkii isolate CNS0578487 chromosome 22, FALCON_Pclarkii_2.0, whole genome shotgun sequence DNA encodes the following proteins:
- the LOC123760300 gene encoding folate receptor gamma-like: MMAALRHTPLTFVRMFCLTLVVTMTMARKLRDVDTLINTCIDSKHHKSAPGPEGSLFTTCHQWKNRSCCTEDTTRLIHESSPYNFNYDHCSRVKSMSSECKRHFMLDHCFYECSPNVGPWVVSENRLWRRERYWGVPLCAIDCELWFTACADDVTCTDNWTNNFRWLNMTGDCPTRGSCLTNYCPVNSTCQTFKKIYRTARNFCEKVWDNAWKYAEPTTPCMHLQFNQSAINPNDAVALHYAQIIAGSQMHSCNLVWFSIQLAVWAFINRILTVAS; the protein is encoded by the exons ATGATGGCAGCTCTCCGTCACACTCCCTTGACCTTCGTCAG AATGTTCTGCTTGACGTTGGTTGTGACCATGACCATGGCTCGGAAGTTGAGAGATGTGGATACTCTAATAAACACTTGTATAGATTCTAAACATCACAAAAGTGCACCAGGACCAGAAGGCAGTCTGTTTACTACG TGTCATCAGTGGAAGAATAGGTCCTGCTGTACAGAGGATACTACTAGACTTATTCACGAGTCTAGTCCTTACAACTTCAATTATGACCACTGTTCTCGAGTAAAGTCCATGTCCTCGGAATGTAAACGGCATTTCATGCTCGATCACTGCTTTTACGAATGTTCACCCAATGTTGGCCCATGGGTCGTGTCG GAAAATCGCTTGTGGCGGCGGGAAAGATACTGGGGAGTCCCTCTGTGTGCCATTGATTGTGAGCTTTGGTTTACTGCGTGTGCCgacgatgtcacttgcacagacaATTGGACCAACAATTTCAGGTGGTTGAATATGACGGGTGATTGCCCAACAAGAGGAAGCTGCTTGACAAATTACTGCCCCGTAAATTCTACCTGTCAAACATTTAAAAAAATCTATAGGACAGCCCGGAACTTCTGTGAAAAG GTGTGGGACAATGCTTGGAAATATGCTGAACCGACAACACCATGTATGCACCTACAGTTCAACCAATCTGCCATCAATCCAAATGATGCTGTTGCTCTACATTATGCACAGATTATAGCTGGTTCCCAGATGCACAGCTGCAACCTAGTGTGGTTTAGTATACAACTTGCTGTTTGGGCATTTATCAATAGAATATTGACAGTTGCATCCTAG